The bacterium genome segment TTACGCCACGGTTCCCCAAAGCGGCTTCGAGCAGATCACGTCCCTGGTCGTCCGAGCGCTCGAGCGCCTGCTGAACGAGCACCGTGAACTTGCCCTCGGCGATGTCAGAGTCCACCGACTTGCCGACGGTGTCACTCGCTCCAAAGACGCCAAGCAGATCGTCTTTGAGCTGAAAAGCCTCGCCCAGAGCCTTGCCGTAGTTCGCCAGCCCCTCGAGCGTCTGCCCGGACGCGCCCGCCGCCAGCGCGCCGAGTGCGATCGGCCGCTCGACGCTGTAGCGGCCGCTCTTGAGCCGGAGTACCTTGAGCAAGTCCTCCTTGCTCAGGCTCTCTCGATAGGGAGCGGTCATCTCCAGATACTGGCCCAGGACAACCTCCTGGCACATCGCCGTAAAGCAAGCCGACAGTTCGGGTCTGACCACGTGGGCTTGGGCCTCCAGGAATAGCTCGACAGCGCAGGAATGGGCCAGATCGCCAAGCAGGATGGCCACGGACTCGCCGTGGTGTTGTGAGTCCCCTACCCAGCGTTTTCCCCGATGATCGGCCTCGAACAGGATGTGCGCGGTCGGCCGGCCACGCCGCACATCGGCGCTGTCCATGATGTCGTCGTGAATCAACAAGTAGGTGTGGAGTAGCTCCGTTGACATCGCCAGTGGCAGGACCACCTCCCTGTCGACGCCGCCGCAGCCCTCGTAGGCAAAGAAGACGAGCGCCGGTCTCAGCCTCTTGCCTCCGCGTGCGACGAACTCGCGGAGCCGCGAGGTGAGCTCCGCCACTCCCGACGCCTCAACGAGGTAGTTCTTTTCTTTCCGATCGAGCCAGGCGAGGAGCTCCGGCTCGACCAGCTCCTGAAAACGGGTCAAGGATCCGCTTTGGGCGGTCGAAGAGGGTTTGAGCAGAGTCGTCATGTCACGATCGGTTTGCGAAGCGGCTGGAATCCGTCATCTTATCGAGTGTCGAGCGGTCGGGAGCGCACGGCCTCACTCCGAGTTCCCTTGGGCGAGCTTCGGGACCTGAGAAGCGCCGCGCGCGACCCGAAGCTCAGGACTGGAAAGCAGCGGGCGCAGAGCTGTGGAGAGACTGATTCCGCTTCGAGAGGTGCGGCCGGGCACGTCGGTAAGCAGAAAGCCCGCCGTTGCCTCCCAATGCAGGGCGCCATGGGTCCAACGCAGCTTCCCGCCAGCCAGACGCGCGGCTCTCTCGGTCTTCCTGGCGCCATACATGTAGCCGGGATCCGCCGAACAGATGACTGTAGCCGGGTTCTCCACCAGCTCGAAGCCGCGTGCGATGCGACGGAGCGCGTCGGGGTAGAACTCGTCTTTTGTCGCCTCGAACCACTCGGAATCCGAGAACCAGCCCGGCTCGCCGGATTCGCCTGTGACGGCTCGAAGCCGAGCCGTCACACTCCGGTAGCCGAGAGGATCTCCCGTCCGCGGAAGATAGGCCCACTCACGGCCGCGGTTGCCGATAGTCGCCAAACCACTCGCCGACACGACCCACAACTCCCCTGCCGCCCTGTAGGCGCAGAGCCCCACCCCCTCGACCGAGGTCAGGACTTCCGCCAGGCGTGGCGCGCTCTCGTCATGAGCATAGACTTCGAGGCTCGAGACCAGGCCGTAGGGCGTCAACGCCACATCATTCCTGGTTCGCAAGCGCTTGACTCGCCTGAGACCGACCCTCTGGAAGCGCTTCAAGATTCCCGGGAGGACATTCTTCAAGGGTTCGCCGCCCGCGATTCCATGATCGGAAAACACCACGACTCGAAACTTTTCGCCCGCGGCGCGCGCGGCTTGAATTGCCAGCCCCAGGTTTCGAAACATCTTGTCGAGAGACGAGGGCCCGCGCAGATGAGCGGCCGTGTCCGTGGTCTCTATGTAGGCGAAGAAGTCCTGCCGATCCGAGGCAAGAAACGCATCCAGAGCGCGCAACACCCTGCGCTCGCTCGCTACGACGGGCCGCAGGCTGGCGACGGCGCTCCGGGCCACGCCTTTCTTGCTCCATTCAAAGAAACGCCGCCAGGGAAAGTCGATCCGGAAGTAGCTGATCGCCCCGCCACCTCGGATCGTCTCTTCTTCCCAATCAAAGAACCGTGCTTCGTACCCCGGCGAGATCTCCAGTCCCAGCGAACCCAGCGCCGCTCCCAGAGCCACGGTCGTCGTCGAGGGAAAGGTGCTGATCAAAGGCGCCGGGGGACCCAGCTCATCGAACAGCTCCGGCGCGCCTCCATCCCTATAGAGCGCGTCAACGGCACCGTACGGCACCGCATCCACGAGGAGGAAGAAGGTCCTCTCGGTCGCGCCCCCCTCATTCGACGCACCGAGTCCGGCTCCAGCGAACAGCAGGCCGGAAGCGGCCACCGCGACTGCCCACCCGAAGCGACTCAATCGAGAATCGTAATCAGTGCCTGCTCGAGCCTCTCGGCGCACAATCTCACTCTATCGCTTAGATTCAACAATCCACGGATAGCCGCCGGACGCCTCAGGACGCCTCCGATGACCCGGGCTTTCGAGAGCGAGCCGTCGGACCGCAGTGCCTGGTTGAAATCAAGCGGCAGGTCCTCGGAGGCCGTATCGCTGATGGCGCGCACGACCACGAACGGAATACCGGCCGCGCACGCGGCCGAGACCCATTCCCAGCTTTCCATGTCGGTCGCCGCGGTCCCATTCCCCAAGACATGACGCTGGGCCAGCTCGTGCTTGCGAACCGCCGTCGAAGCGACTCGGTGGCTACTCACCAGGGTCCCCCGCTCGGACCTCGGCAGCCCCGCTGCACGCTCGAACCAAGGCGAGCCGGGAACCGCAATCACCGCGGCCTCCGGGACGCCGCCGTTCGCTCCCGACTCATCGTCCAGCAAGACCCTCTCCGCGACCACCAGATCGCCCGGGGTCAAACCGGCCGAGATCGCTCCCGCTGTGCCAAGGAAGACGATGGCCCTCGGCGACGCCTCGGCGACCAATTCGGAGACACCATTGCGGGCATTGGTGAGGCCGACTCCGGTACAGACCACTTCAACGAGATGGCCCGAGACCCGACCCCGCCATCGCCGAGAACCCTGGACGGCCGGTTCGAGCCCATGGTTTCTGACCAGAGGCCGAACCTCCTCCGGAAGCGCGCTGACAACCGCGATCCACCGATCCCGTTTGTGGTGCCTAGACGTATCCATGTTCCCGAAACCAGCCTACCGCTCGGGCCAGGGCCTCGCGCACGGGAGTCTGCCTGAAGCCCAACTCGGCGACGGCCTTGCCGGAGTCGAAGAACATCTTGTGCCGTGCCAGCCGGGCAGCTTCGAGGGCGACCCGCGGCTCACCGCCGAGCAATCGCGCGCGCGCCGTATCCAAGGCGGCGAAGACAATTGGCACCACATGCGGCAACTTGACCTTGGGTGGCTCGAGTCCGGTCAGATCGGCCAGGATCCCGAAAATCTCTTGAAGAGAGAGATTCGCATGGCCCAGAATGTACTTCTCGCCCACACGTCCTCTCTCGGCCGCAAGAACATGGCCCTCGGCCACGTCCCGTACGTCCACGAGATTGAGTCCGGTCTCGACATAGGCCGGAGTTTTTCGGCGCAGAAAGTCGACGATGATCCGGCCCGTGGGAGTCGGCTTGAGATCCCCTTCGCCGACCGGGGTAGAGGGGTTCACGATGACCACCGGAAGACCGCTTCGAAACGACTCCTCGGCGACTCGCTCCGCCAGAAACTTCGACCTCTTGTAGTGGCCGACCATGTCGTCGAGAGTGACCGGCGTTTCTTCATCGGCAGGCGTACCTTCCGTGCGCAGACCCAAGGCACCAACCGAGCTCGTGTAGACCACCCGCTCGACCCCAGATCGGAGAGCTTCCTCGAACAGGCTCTTCGTTCCATCGACATTGATCCGATACATCTCGCGCGGCTCGCGCGCAAAAAATCGATAGTCGGCGGCGCAATGGTAGAGCTCGACGCAGCCCTCGAGTGCCCCCCGGTAGGAGTCCGGGTCCGTCAGGTCGCCCTCGATCGTCGCTGCGCCGCTCGCCGCCAGATTCCGCCGATCGCTGGAGCGCCTGACAAGACAGACGACTTCCCGGCCTCGAGCCTCCAGGGCCCGCAAGACATGCCCCCCGACGAACCCGGAGGCGCCGGTGAGAAAGGCCTTCACAGGGTGTGTCCCCCTAGCCCAGAACGTTCCAGGCAGCCATCCGAGCCAGATCGACCGGTCTCTTCGGCAGCTCCTTCACCACTGAGGCCTCGAAGCCCGAGTGCATCGCGCAGTTCTGGCACAGGCTGTCTTGCCGCGACTCCCAGTAGTCCCAGTCCGTGCCGGACCAGAACTCATCCCAGGTCTCGTAGTATTTCTTGCCGATGAGATAGCAGGGCCCCTTCCACCCCAGTGGGGTAAAGGTAACCGTGCTCCATGGCGAGCAGTCGTAATCGCGCAGTCCGGCGGCGAACTCGAGAAACATCGGACTCGAGTGCAGCCGGTACGTCTTGGAAAGCTCGAGCACTCGCTTGAACTTGTTTTCCGTATCCTTGCGGGTCATGAAGATATCGCTTTCGACCGACTCATATTGATAGCCAGGCGAGACCATCATGCCGTCGATGCCGATCGATTCCAGCAGCCGACAGACTTCCTCGACCTCCTCGATCTGGGTCTCCTTGAAGATCGTGGTGTTGGTCACCACGTGGTACCCCAGGCTCTTCGACTTCTTGATCATCTCGATGGCCTTGTCGAAGACTCCTTCTCGCGCGCAAACGTAGTCGTGGGTCTCCCGCATGCCGTCCAGGTGAACGTTGATCGATAGGCGCTTGTGGGGCTCGATCTTGCCGAAGACCGTGTCCTCCATCAGCAGGGCATTGGTGCAAAGGTAGATATGGCGCCGCCGAGCGATGATGCCCGCGATTAATTCCGGCAGCTCCGGGTACACCGTCGGCTCTCCGCCGCAGATCGAGACGGCCGGTGCTCCGCACTGGTCCGAAGCCTCGAGACACCGCTCGACCGGCAACCGGTCCTTGAGCTTGCCGGTGTGCCGCTCGGTGGCGCAACCGAGGCAGGCCAGGTTGCAGGTATAGAGCGGTTCGAGCATGAGCACGAACGGATAGCGGCGGTTCCGACGCCAGGCTTGGCGCACCTGGTGCCGGATCATGTCGGTGGTGATGTGAACAGGGAACCTCATACTGTTAGGCGACCCTTTCTCTGGTTCGACCCTCGGCAAGCTCACGAACAAGGCGTGAGCGGTTGCGCCATTCTCCCAAGGCCAGAAGGGGGAAATAGAGCGCGTAGCCGTGGTAGTTAAGGTAGAACACCTTTGGAAAACCGGTACCGGTCCAGGCTCCGTCTCGCCAGCCGCCGTCCTCCAGTTGGCAAGAGACCAGAAAGTCGACACCCCGACGCGCCTCAGCGCAGTTCGCGCCACCGGCCGCCATGAGGCCCATGAGTGCCCAGGCGGTCTGGCTGGCCGTGCTCGGCCCGACGCCCTTCAGAGCCGGGTTGCTGTAGGACTCGGGCAGCTCACCCCAGCCGCCGTCCGGATTCTGCTTGCTGCGCAGCCAGTCGGCCGCACGCCGCGCCCAAGGCCTACTCATGTCCTCTCCCGCCGCGGCCAGCCCCACGAGCGCCAGCCACGTTCCGTAGAGGTAGTTGCAGCCCCAACGG includes the following:
- a CDS encoding polyprenyl synthetase family protein, with product MTTLLKPSSTAQSGSLTRFQELVEPELLAWLDRKEKNYLVEASGVAELTSRLREFVARGGKRLRPALVFFAYEGCGGVDREVVLPLAMSTELLHTYLLIHDDIMDSADVRRGRPTAHILFEADHRGKRWVGDSQHHGESVAILLGDLAHSCAVELFLEAQAHVVRPELSACFTAMCQEVVLGQYLEMTAPYRESLSKEDLLKVLRLKSGRYSVERPIALGALAAGASGQTLEGLANYGKALGEAFQLKDDLLGVFGASDTVGKSVDSDIAEGKFTVLVQQALERSDDQGRDLLEAALGNRGVTEPQLTAAREVVEASGARAEIERMIESRLERAAVALKGVDLTAGAETFFAGLIAFLRDREH
- a CDS encoding NAD-dependent epimerase/dehydratase family protein; translation: MKAFLTGASGFVGGHVLRALEARGREVVCLVRRSSDRRNLAASGAATIEGDLTDPDSYRGALEGCVELYHCAADYRFFAREPREMYRINVDGTKSLFEEALRSGVERVVYTSSVGALGLRTEGTPADEETPVTLDDMVGHYKRSKFLAERVAEESFRSGLPVVIVNPSTPVGEGDLKPTPTGRIIVDFLRRKTPAYVETGLNLVDVRDVAEGHVLAAERGRVGEKYILGHANLSLQEIFGILADLTGLEPPKVKLPHVVPIVFAALDTARARLLGGEPRVALEAARLARHKMFFDSGKAVAELGFRQTPVREALARAVGWFREHGYV
- the hpnH gene encoding adenosyl-hopene transferase HpnH — protein: MRFPVHITTDMIRHQVRQAWRRNRRYPFVLMLEPLYTCNLACLGCATERHTGKLKDRLPVERCLEASDQCGAPAVSICGGEPTVYPELPELIAGIIARRRHIYLCTNALLMEDTVFGKIEPHKRLSINVHLDGMRETHDYVCAREGVFDKAIEMIKKSKSLGYHVVTNTTIFKETQIEEVEEVCRLLESIGIDGMMVSPGYQYESVESDIFMTRKDTENKFKRVLELSKTYRLHSSPMFLEFAAGLRDYDCSPWSTVTFTPLGWKGPCYLIGKKYYETWDEFWSGTDWDYWESRQDSLCQNCAMHSGFEASVVKELPKRPVDLARMAAWNVLG